Genomic window (Saccharothrix australiensis):
CGGGCGTCACCACCACGGGCTTCAACCGCGTGTCCCAGGGCACCTTCCGCGGCTCGTCGTTCCCCGGCAACGACTACGCCTGGGTCGCGACGAACTCGAACTGGACCTCGCGGCCGTGGGTCAACCGCTACAACGGCTCGAACGTGACCGTGCAGGGCAGCACCGAGGCGGCGGTCGGCGCGTCGATCTGCCGCTCGGGCTCGACGACCAACTGGCGCTGCGGGACCGTCCAGGCCAAGAACCAGACGGTGAACTACCCGCAGGGCTCCGTCAGCGGCCTCACCAGGACCAACGCCTGCGCGGAGCCCGGTGACTCCGGCGGTTCGTGGGTGGCGGGCGCGGGCTTCGGCCAGGCGCAGGGCGTGACGTCCGGCGGCTCGGGCAACTGCTCGTCCGGCGGCACGACCTACTTCCAGCCCATCGGCGAGATCCTGCGGGCCTACGGGTTGCAGCTGACGACCGGCTGAGCCGTCCGCCGGGCGCGCGGCCGACCTCCCCTGCGGGCCGCGCCCCGGTCGCCGAACACCCCTCGGGCCGGCCCTCCCCCGGCCCGCGGGGTGTTCGCCCGTGCTCAGTCGAACTGGACGGAGCGCTTGGACAGCCCGTACCAGAAGCCGTCCACCGCGGTCCTGGCCTCCTGGTCGGCGCTCGCGCCCAACGACACGAACAGCGGCGCGAAGTGCTCGGTGCGCGGGTGCGCGATGCCGGCGGCGGGCGCCTTGTGCTGGAAGTCCAGCAGGGCGTCCACGTCCCGGTCGGCCAGCGCGCGCCCCGCCCAGTCGTCGAACTCGGCCGACCAGTGCGGCGGCCGGCAGTCCGGGCCGGAGCGCATGTCCACGCAGCTCAGGTTGTGCGTCATGAAGCCGCTGCCGACGATCAGCACGCCCTGCTCGCGCAGCGGCGCGAGCTTGCGGCCCACGTCGAACAGCCGGCGCGGGTCCAGGGTCGGCATGGACAGCTGGAGCACGGGGACGTCCGCCTCGGGGTACATCTCCTTCAGCGGCACGTAGGCGCCGTGGTCCAGGCCGCGGGCGGGGTCCTGCGCCACCGGCTCGTCCACCAGCGCGGCGACCGACCGGGCGAGGTCGGGCGCGCCGGGCGCCCCGTACTCGACCTCGTAGTACCGCCGGGGGAAGCCCCGGAAGTCGTAGGTCAGCGGCACGGTCGTGGTCGCGCCGAGGGTGAGCGGCTGCTCCTCCCAGTGGGCGGACACGATGAGGATCGACTCCGGGCGCGGGAGCGCCGCGGCCCACGCCCTCAGCTCGCCGGTCCACCGCCGGTCGTCGGCCAGGGGCGGGGCGCCGTGGCCCAGGTACAGCACAGGCATCACGCCGACGACTGTACGGCCTCTAGTTGAAATTTCAACCAGGATGCGGCCGCGCGGGGGTCCTCCGCCTCGGTGATGGCCCGCACGACCACCACCCGCTCCGCGCCGGCGGCCAGGACCTCCGGCAACCGCTCCCGGTCGATGCCGCCGATCGCGAACCAGGGCCGCTCGGTCGTCCCGGCCGTGGCGCGCACCAGGTCCAGGCCGGGCGCGGGCCGTCCCGGCTTGGTGGGCGTTGGCCAGCACGGCCCGGTGCAGAAGTAGTCCACGCCCGCTTCGCCTGCGGCGGCCCGCGCCTGCGCCACGTCGTGCGTCGACCGCCCGATCGCGATCCGCTCGCCGACGAGCCGGCGGGCGACGGGCACCGGGAGGTCGTCCTGGCCCAGGTGCAGCACGTCGGCGTCGACGGCCGCCGCGATGTCGGCGCGGTCGTTGACGGCGAGCAGCGCGCCGTGCCGGGCGCACGCCTCGGCGAGCACCTCCAGCGCCGCGATCTCCTGCTTGGCCTCCAGCCCCTTGTCCCGCAACTGCACGACGTCCACGCCACCGGCGAGCGCGGCGTCGGCGAACTCCGCGAGGTCCGGGCGGGTGGGGGTGCAGAGGTACAGCCGCGCGTCGGCGAGCCGCCGCCTGATCCGGGTTGCGTCGAGTCCTGGCACGGCCGCACGGTAACCGCCGGCCGGAGTCGTGCGCTACGGTGGACGTGGTCCGCACGGGAGCCCGGAGGACACCGGGCTGAGAGGGAGCGTGGTTCGCTCCGACCGTCGAACCTGATCCGGGTCATGCCGGCGCAGGGAGCGTGAGTGCCTTGGTGAGTGCGAGTCGGGTGACCGTCGTGGGCGGCGGTGTCATCGGGCTGTCCGTGGCGTGGTTCGCGGCGCGGGCGGGCTTCTCCGTCACCGTGGTCGACCACGCGTCGCCGCACGGCGGTTCGCGGGTGGCGGGCGGGATGCTCGCGCCGATCACCGAGGCGTGGCCCGGCGACGAGGACGTCCTGGCGCTGGGCGTGGAATCCCTGCGGCTGTGGCCGCGGTTCGCGGCGGACCTCGACGTGCCCCTGAGCGCCGCCGGCACGCTGGCCGTCGCGACCGCCCCGGCCGACGCCGAGGTGCTGGACAAGCTGTGCGCCTACCTCGGCGCGATGGGGCGCTCGGCGGCCAGGCTGACCCGGCGCGAACTGCGGGCGCTGGAACCCGGCCTCGGCCCTTTGGTCCGAAGTGGACTGTCGGTTCCCGGCGACCTCTCGGTGGACAACCGGGCACTGCTCACCGCTCTGCGCAAGGCATGTGAAGCGCACGGCGTCCACATCGGAC
Coding sequences:
- the thiE gene encoding thiamine phosphate synthase, giving the protein MPGLDATRIRRRLADARLYLCTPTRPDLAEFADAALAGGVDVVQLRDKGLEAKQEIAALEVLAEACARHGALLAVNDRADIAAAVDADVLHLGQDDLPVPVARRLVGERIAIGRSTHDVAQARAAAGEAGVDYFCTGPCWPTPTKPGRPAPGLDLVRATAGTTERPWFAIGGIDRERLPEVLAAGAERVVVVRAITEAEDPRAAASWLKFQLEAVQSSA
- a CDS encoding dioxygenase family protein, with translation MPVLYLGHGAPPLADDRRWTGELRAWAAALPRPESILIVSAHWEEQPLTLGATTTVPLTYDFRGFPRRYYEVEYGAPGAPDLARSVAALVDEPVAQDPARGLDHGAYVPLKEMYPEADVPVLQLSMPTLDPRRLFDVGRKLAPLREQGVLIVGSGFMTHNLSCVDMRSGPDCRPPHWSAEFDDWAGRALADRDVDALLDFQHKAPAAGIAHPRTEHFAPLFVSLGASADQEARTAVDGFWYGLSKRSVQFD